Proteins encoded by one window of Bauldia sp.:
- a CDS encoding CDP-alcohol phosphatidyltransferase family protein has protein sequence MKNWDVWAVHLLTASGAALALAASLAAADNQWQLAFFWLGIALIVDGLDGPLARRRQVIERVPWFDGALLDFVIDYATYVLVPAIILVRSDLLSQPYGVMAGLVVAVVGAMYFADTRMKTPDAAFRGFPAVWNVVVFQLMIYQWPQWITLLIIAAFSVLTFTGVEFVHPIRVKRMRTLTLAMCAVWAILGLVCLWTNLAPPTWLVVVFALVNAYFAVIGAYLQYTRPAP, from the coding sequence CGCGAGCGGCGCCGCTTTGGCCCTTGCCGCGTCGCTGGCCGCCGCCGACAACCAGTGGCAGCTCGCGTTCTTCTGGCTGGGCATCGCGCTCATCGTCGACGGCCTCGACGGGCCGCTGGCGCGCCGCCGCCAGGTGATCGAGCGCGTGCCGTGGTTCGACGGCGCGCTGCTGGATTTCGTCATCGACTACGCGACCTACGTGCTGGTTCCGGCGATCATCCTGGTGCGCAGCGACCTGCTCTCGCAGCCCTACGGCGTCATGGCCGGCCTGGTCGTCGCCGTCGTCGGTGCGATGTACTTCGCCGACACGCGCATGAAGACGCCGGATGCCGCCTTCCGCGGCTTCCCGGCGGTGTGGAACGTCGTCGTCTTCCAGTTGATGATCTACCAGTGGCCGCAGTGGATCACGCTGCTGATCATCGCGGCCTTCTCGGTGCTCACCTTCACTGGCGTCGAGTTCGTCCACCCCATCCGCGTCAAGCGCATGCGCACTCTGACCCTGGCCATGTGCGCCGTGTGGGCGATCCTGGGCCTCGTCTGCCTGTGGACCAATCTCGCGCCGCCGACGTGGCTGGTGGTGGTATTCGCCCTGGTCAATGCCTACTTCGCGGTGATCGGGGCGTATTTGCAGTACACACGCCCGGCCCCCTGA
- a CDS encoding TerC family protein codes for MAWITDPTILASLVTLTVLEIVLGIDNIVFISVIVGKLAPEQAQRARQIGLALALVFRIALLSVLFVLIGLTTPLFALFGHGFSFRDIILLAGGLFLLVKATQEIHKDVEAAGEEEANLGKVAGAAFSAIIAQIVVIDVVFSIDSIVTAIGIAEHVSVMIVAVILAVAVMYAASGTIAAFIHRHPTTRMLALAFLLMIGFSLVADGLGFHIPRGYLYAAMAFSTGVEALNIIARRNRTKKNGQS; via the coding sequence ATTGCCTGGATCACCGATCCGACAATCCTTGCGAGCCTTGTGACGCTGACGGTGCTGGAGATCGTTCTCGGCATCGACAATATCGTCTTCATCTCGGTCATCGTCGGCAAGCTGGCGCCCGAGCAGGCCCAGCGCGCCCGCCAGATCGGCCTCGCGCTGGCGCTGGTCTTCCGCATCGCGCTGCTCTCGGTGCTGTTCGTTCTCATCGGCCTGACGACGCCGCTGTTCGCCCTGTTCGGCCACGGCTTCTCCTTCCGCGACATCATCCTGCTCGCCGGCGGCCTGTTCCTGCTGGTCAAGGCGACGCAGGAGATCCACAAGGACGTCGAGGCGGCGGGCGAGGAGGAGGCGAACCTCGGCAAGGTCGCCGGCGCCGCGTTTAGCGCGATCATCGCGCAGATCGTCGTCATCGACGTGGTCTTCTCGATCGACTCGATCGTGACGGCCATCGGCATCGCCGAGCATGTCTCGGTGATGATCGTCGCCGTCATACTCGCGGTCGCCGTGATGTACGCCGCCTCGGGCACCATCGCCGCCTTCATCCACCGCCATCCGACGACGCGCATGCTGGCGCTGGCGTTCCTGCTGATGATCGGCTTCTCGCTGGTCGCCGACGGCCTCGGCTTCCACATCCCCCGCGGCTACCTGTATGCGGCGATGGCGTTCTCGACCGGCGTTGAGGCCCTCAACATCATCGCGCGCCGCAACCGGACGAAGAAGAACGGGCAAAGCTAG
- a CDS encoding MFS transporter: MSKLFTPARLVMLTFFIQSAEVNNFYPRIPDLQAKLGIGPADLSLALLGIPIGGFIGTLLVARLIEKLTPRRTIMGGLVAFTLCQFLPGWAWNVPSLAAVLFLMGGTYVAIDIATNVEAARVQDDIGRRIMSTCHGFWSLGQILGIVAGFQFAQYAIDTRWHLLITGIVALPLGLWVAWALPSLDRKAPLTRAPIVSLPSKAMVGLCIFAFGVLLAELTTRNWGAVYLREVIGTSPGIATIAFGSFSLFMAIGRLSGDALTDRFGPVALGRFCAVMAVLGVLVLLGANNIYIATLGFASLGIGVSLGFPLAVTAAAGLGDRAPATNVAALAVIAYIGSIVGPPLVGFVAEGAGLRVGLAAILPLMILSALFAGSLKRRAAS, encoded by the coding sequence GTGAGCAAACTGTTCACGCCCGCCCGGCTGGTGATGCTGACGTTCTTCATCCAGTCGGCGGAGGTGAACAACTTCTATCCGCGCATTCCCGATCTGCAGGCGAAACTCGGGATCGGTCCTGCCGACCTGTCGCTGGCGCTGCTCGGCATTCCGATCGGCGGATTTATCGGCACGCTGCTGGTCGCGCGCCTGATCGAGAAGCTGACGCCGCGCCGCACGATCATGGGCGGGCTCGTCGCGTTCACGCTCTGCCAGTTCCTGCCCGGCTGGGCGTGGAACGTGCCGAGCCTTGCCGCGGTGCTGTTCCTGATGGGCGGGACGTATGTGGCCATCGACATTGCCACCAACGTCGAGGCGGCGCGCGTCCAGGACGACATCGGCCGCCGCATCATGTCGACCTGCCACGGCTTCTGGAGCCTCGGCCAGATACTCGGCATCGTCGCCGGGTTCCAGTTCGCGCAATACGCCATCGATACGCGCTGGCATTTGCTGATCACCGGCATCGTCGCCTTGCCTCTGGGCCTCTGGGTTGCGTGGGCTCTGCCGTCGCTGGACCGGAAGGCGCCGTTGACGCGCGCGCCGATCGTCAGCCTGCCGTCGAAGGCGATGGTCGGCCTTTGCATCTTCGCTTTTGGCGTGCTGCTCGCGGAACTGACGACGCGCAACTGGGGCGCGGTCTATCTCCGCGAGGTGATCGGCACGTCGCCCGGTATCGCGACCATCGCCTTCGGCTCGTTCTCCCTGTTCATGGCGATCGGCCGGCTTTCCGGCGACGCGCTGACCGATCGCTTCGGCCCGGTCGCGCTCGGCCGTTTCTGTGCGGTGATGGCGGTGCTCGGCGTGCTCGTGCTGCTCGGCGCCAACAATATCTACATCGCCACCCTCGGCTTCGCGTCGCTCGGCATCGGCGTGTCGCTGGGCTTCCCGCTGGCGGTGACGGCGGCCGCAGGGCTCGGCGACCGCGCGCCGGCGACCAACGTCGCGGCGCTGGCGGTCATCGCCTACATCGGATCGATCGTCGGCCCGCCGCTGGTCGGCTTCGTCGCTGAGGGCGCCGGGCTGCGCGTCGGACTTGCTGCGATCCTGCCGCTGATGATCCTCAGTGCGCTGTTTGCGGGCTCGCTGAAACGGCGCGCGGCGTCCTGA